The Daucus carota subsp. sativus chromosome 9, DH1 v3.0, whole genome shotgun sequence genome window below encodes:
- the LOC108200262 gene encoding probable nucleoredoxin 1-2, which translates to MRRSLGVLFRLRGASSLITSPATANSSNMSRNIMSVPTYRFGENAAKYREARLKGEILKSNCRNADQDPDNQFVQKGDTIDLNDLLFTKERDYLIKNNNQQVKAEHFEGKVVALYFLPLPHHTFDYNMIKWDASFVMDEYKELQQHNNFEVVLVPVSGKSSFKDSTDFPQFVSTDYQHHFDVLFSYMPWTAIPVFDVASRERLQKSFGLSQRYIYSRQMLAIVDPMGKVLQYDAWNIFFEYGALGFPFSDERIEYLREEDDDVIKQPSLKKLLTSPQRDYVISNKEDQVPIHTLEDKVVALYFCTGTKSPGNIEFFEELKLAYKELAQVGNVFEVVLIYGREFGYSSDWPSEELFLEELKGMPWLALPYRDPRCKKLNRILEISSSKQDAPGFGGLVMFDPRAEFIEPFGSHIFCLYKIHGYPFTRRRVARLETEKVKDLKLEMICEQNSVRRMKDGAQVPLCQLAGKSILLVLEHEDRDGYESPNADFLTMLKKLYRKAKGTCHEFEVVRVLLGSEESATSNQFVGRMPWLVSQASEWIHANLGSYIWHNKSLDTLVYFPLFAFDQDGKLVRKTKYPTIDDTCFPFTGYDLEEEALAQLNTQFEWNYWDYKGGSIYSHSDFKKSVDLSRFLLGR; encoded by the exons ATGAGGAGGAGTTTGGGAGTATTGTTTAGGTTACGAGGAGCATCATCCTTAATTACTTCTCCGGCAACAGCAAACAGCAGCAATATGAGTAGAAACATCATGTCTGTGCCGACCTATCGCTTTGGAG AAAATGCTGCTAAATATAGAGAAGCACGCCTAAAAGGGGAGATTCTAAAATCTAATTGTAGGAATGCAGACCAGGATCCTGACAATCAATTCGTACAGAAAGGGGATACTATTGATCTTAATGACCTTCTCTTTACCAAAGAAAGGGATTACCTCATCAAAAATAACAATCAACAG GTTAAGGCTGAGCACTTCGAAGGCAAGGTTGTAGCTTTGTATTTTTTGCCATTGCCACATCACACTTTTGATTACAACATGATAAAGTGGGATGCATCATTTGTAATGGATGAATACAAAGAGCTACAACAACACAACAATTTTGAGGTCGTGTTGGTTCCCGTTTCTGGAAAAAGCTCATTCAAAGATTCAACTGATTTTCCTCAATTTGTTTCTACCGACTATCAGCATCATTTTGATGTATTGTTTTCTTACATGCCTTGGACTGCCATCCCAGTTTTTGATGTAGCATCTAGGGAACGTCTTCAAAAAAGCTTTGGTTTGTCCCAGCGATACATTTACTCCCGCCAAATGCTTGCCATTGTTGATCCTATGGGAAAGGTTTTGCAATATGATGCTTGGAATATCTTCTTTGAGTATGGAGCCTTGGGTTTTCCTTTTAGTGATGAAAGAATAGAATATCTGAgggaagaagatgatgatgttATCAAGCAACCATCATTGAAGAAATTGTTGACTTCCCCTCAGCGTGATTATGTCATTTCAAACAAAGAAGATcag GTACCCATTCACACTTTGGAGGATAAAGTTGTGGCCTTATATTTTTGTACTGGTACAAAGTCTCCGGGCAATATTGAGTTTTTTGAAGAACTGAAGTTGGCTTATAAAGAGCTTGCACAAGTAGGAAACGTGTTTGAGGTTGTGCTAATTTATGGCAGAGAGTTTGGGTACTCCAGTGATTGGCCAAGTGAAGAATTATTTTTGGAGGAGCTTAAGGGTATGCCTTGGTTGGCATTGCCATATCGAGACCCAAGGTGCAAGAAGTTGAATCGGATTTTGGAAATATCATCTAGTAAGCAAGATGCACCTGGTTTTGGCGGCCTTGTAATGTTTGACCCTCGTGCGGAATTTATCGAACCATTTGGGTCTCACATCTTTTGCTTGTATAAGATTCATGGGTACCCATTCACTCGTAGAAGAGTTGCACGGCTAGAGACTGAAAAGGTAAAGGACCTGAAACTGGAGATGATATGTGAACAAAATAGTGTCCGGAGAATGAAAGATGGGGCCCAG gTTCCCTTATGTCAACTTGCTGGGAAGAGTATCCTGCTTGTTTTGGAGCATGAAGATAGAGACGGTTATGAGTCGCCAAATGCTGATTTCCTtacaatgttaaaaaaattgtacCGCAAGGCGAAAGGAACTTGTCATGAGTTTGAAGTAGTTCGTGTCTTACTAGGTAGTGAGGAGTCCGCAACGAGTAATCAATTCGTTGGACGAATGCCTTGGTTGGTGTCACAAGCAAGCGAGTGGATACATGCCAACTTAGGCTCCTATATCTGGCACAACAAGTCTCTTGATACACTAGTCTATTTTCCACTGTTTGCCTTTGATCAAGATGGAAAACTTGTCAGGAAAACAAAGTATCCTACAATTGACGATACTTGTTTTCCCTTTACTGGGTATGATTTAGAAGAAGAGGCCTTGGCTCAATTAAATACTCAATTTGAGTGGAACTACTGGGACTACAAAGGAGGGAGCATCTACTCGCACAGTGACTTCAAGAAAAGTGTTGACTTATCAAGGTTTTTATTAGGTCGTTAG
- the LOC108200224 gene encoding protein ALP1-like produces MSVEEILAMFLYTLAHHQKNRTIGKYFHRSGESVSRQFNLCLLAVLKLHNHLLKKPIPITEDCDSDKWKCFENCLGALDGTFVSVHVTNEERARYRTRKENLAMNVLGVCTPNMEFLFVLPGWEGSAHDGRVLRDALSRPNGLKVPQGCYYLVDTGYTNCEGFLAPYRGHCYHLKEWGDHQPLSAEEYFNMKHSRARNVIERSFGLLKGRWGILRSPSFYPVRTRARIVSACVLFRMDANSQISTIGRGKNKRVWKKEEEEALIKCLLDLSADRQWKGEGGFKNGYLSHLEVMLNTKFPGCRLKAIPHIESKFKWFKDKYAVVSEMVNKTSGFQWDDQTKMIQCEKQAYDDFCKNHPKAGGLWRTPFPYLDKLDIIFGIDRANGMASELPEGSVNNLEDIVNLANDESDDDSLPQLPVNKERKERKNPKRNGEEKICSNHRFNF; encoded by the exons ATGAGTGTGGAAGAGATTTTAGCTATGTTCCTGTATACATTGGCTCATCATCAAAAAAACAGGACAATAGGAAAATATTTTCACAGAAGTGGAGAAAGTGTCAGCAGACAATTCAATCTTTGCCTCCTGGCGGTTTTAAAGTTGCATAATCATTTACTAAAAAAGCCCATTCCCATAACAGAAGATTGTGATTCTGATAAATGGAAGTGTTTCGAG AACTGTTTAGGAGCCTTAGATGGAACATTTGTTAGTGTTCATGTGACAAATGAGGAGAGGGCACGTTATCGAACAAGAAAAGAGAACCTTGCAATGAATGTATTAGGTGTATGCACACCCAATATGGAATTTTTGTTTGTATTGCCTGGTTGGGAAGGTTCTGCACATGATGGTCGTGTTTTAAGAGATGCACTTTCTAGGCCTAATGGTTTGAAGGTGCCTCAAG GTTGTTACTACTTGGTAGATACTGGTTACACTAACTGTGAGGGGTTTTTAGCACCTTATAGAGGTCATTGTTATCATCTGAAAGAGTGGGGAGATCATCAACCATTAAGTGCAGaggaatattttaatatgaaacaTTCTCGAGCAAGAAATGTAATTGAAAGAAGTTTTGGCTTGCTGAAGGGAAGGTGGGGGATTTTAAGAAGTCCTTCATTTTATCCAGTCCGCACCCGAGCTCGTATAGTGTCGGCATGTGTTTTATTCAGGATGGATGCAAATAGTCAGATTTCTACTATTGGAAGAGGGAAAAATAAGCGTGTTTGGaaaaaagaggaagaagaagcttTAATTAAATGTTTGTTAGATTTGAGTGCTGACCGACAATGGAAAGGTGAGGGAGGATTTAAGAATGGCTATTTAAGTCATTTGGAGGTAATGTTAAACACTAAGTTTCCTGGTTGTCGGTTAAAAGCTATACCACATATTGAGTCAAAATTTAAATGGTTCAAAGACAAGTATGCTGTTGTTTCTGAAATGGTAAACAAAACATCCGGCTTTCAGTGGGATGATCAGACAAAAATGATACAATGTGAGAAACAAGCTTATGATGATTTTTGCAAG AATCATCCTAAAGCTGGAGGGCTGTGGAGGACTCCATTTCCTTATCTTGATAAGCTAGATATTATCTTTGGTATTGATCGAGCAAATGGAATGGCTTCTGAGTTGCCGGAAGGCTCTGTCAACAATCTTGAGGACATCGTTAACCTTGCGAATgatgaaagtgatgatgataGTCTACCACAACTTCcagtaaataaagaaagaaaagaaagaaaaaacccCAAAAGGAACGGAGAAGAAAAAATCTGCTCAAATCATAGATTTAACTTCTAA
- the LOC108200602 gene encoding protein NSP-INTERACTING KINASE 1, producing MSDRGNIFLYLRGSSECILPLSYVFCFVIYLSLWTSVNSLLTAKGVNLEVQALMSIKAALKDPHGVLAKWDSDAADPCSWTMVTCSPDYLVVGLGTPSQTLSGILSPSIGNLTNLQTVQVLNRKFICRGTSSQSLSGK from the exons ATGTCTGACCGAGGTAACATATTCCTTTATCTTAGAGGAAGTTCAGAATGTATATTACCTTTATCTTATGTGTTCTGTTTTGTGATTTATCTGAGCTTATGGACTTCTGTTAACTCCTTGCTTACTGCTAAAGGAGTCAATCTTGAAg TGCAAGCTTTGATGAGTATTAAAGCTGCTTTGAAGGATCCTCATGGGGTTTTAGCAAAGTGGGATTCTGATGCAGCTGATCCATGTAGCTGGACAATGGTCACCTGTTCACCTGATTATCTTGTCGTTGGCCT AGGAACTCCAAGCCAGACTTTATCTGGTATTCTTTCTCCAAGCATTGGTAACTTGACAAATCTTCAGACAGTGCAAGTGCTCAATCGCAAATTTATCTGCAGAGGAACTTCAAGCCAGAGTTTATCTGGTAAATGA
- the LOC135149267 gene encoding secreted RxLR effector protein 161-like, giving the protein MDPKEQLTKDEGGVRVDATKFRSMVGGLRYLVHTRPDIAFSVGIVSRFMEAPTIMQMNVIKRILRYVKGTQEIGLVYSRKNGNNELKGYSDSDHAGHIEDRRSTVGMVFYLNESLVTWVSQKQRCIALSSCEAEFMATTAAACQSIWLRKLLEQVTDETIGPVVLYLDNKSAIDLSKNPVFHGCSKHIDVQYHFIRECVERGEIIVKHVSSENQRADID; this is encoded by the coding sequence ATGGATCCAAAGGAACAATTGACTAAAGATGAAGGGGGTGTACGAGTTGATGCAACAAAATTCAGAAGCATGGTTGGGGGGTTAAGGTACCTCGTGCATACCAGACCAGATATAGCTTTTTCGGTGGGTATTGTGAGCAGATTTATGGAAGCTCCAACTATCATGCAGATGAATGTGATCAAAAGAATCCTTCGGTATGTAAAAGGCACTCAAGAGATTGGCCTGGTGTATTCACGGAAGAATGGAAATAATGAATTAAAAGGATACTCAGATAGTGATCATGCAGGCCACATTGAGGATCGAAGAAGCACTGTGGGAATGGTATTTTACTTAAACGAAAGCTTGGTTACATGGGTATCGCAGAAGCAAAGGTGCATAGCTTTATCATCCTGTGAAGCTGAGTTTATGGCTACAACTGCTGCAGCATGTCAGAGTATATGGTTGCGAAAGTTATTGGAGCAAGTGACGGATGAAACTATTGGGCCAGTTGTTTTGTATTTGGATAATAAGTCTGCGATCGATCTCTCGAAAAATCCAGTTTTTCATGGATGTAGCAAACACATTGATGTTCAATATCACTTTATACGAGAGTGTGTTGAACGTGGAGAGATTATTGTCAAGCATGTGTCCAGTGAAAATCAGCGTGCAGATATTGACTAA